From Haloplasma contractile SSD-17B:
TTTAAGGGTTAGGCCGCTTATTAGAGAATTTATTTTGTCACCACGCGTACGTTTGCGAGTAATTGACATTCCATCAATCTGTACTAATTTAGTTACCCGAGATGGATATCTAAACCTTACTTCTTGTGCTAAATGTCCTCCCATAGAGTGACCGACAAAAACGGCCGTTTTTATCTCTTCTAGGTCAAGAATTTCAATTAGATCACTAATTACCATATCAATTTTAAAATTAATTCCAATAGGCCTAGACTTACCATGTCCTCGGAGATCTATTAGAAATAAATTATAATCTGTAGGAATTCCATGAAACTGTTTTGCAAACATACGATGATCAAGTCCTGCACCATGTAAGAAAACAATCCATTTGTTACTTTTGTTATCTGTAATCCAATAATGGATCGGACATTCATGTTTAAGATGTACTTTTAAAGTAAATGAATGTTCCATAATAACACTTCTTTCTATTTTAAAATTCAGTTTCTTTTGTTAGTTTGCATATTAAAACACTAATTATAAGCGTTAATCTTTACCTATGTTATCGTTTTTATAGTTAACACAGAATTAGAGTCATGATTATATTTAAGAAAGACAGTTTTTGTGTTCATAAAATAAAACTATTATATTTTTTTTAGATTTAAGACAATAAAAAAACCTAGATACATTGTTTCATAATATGAATCTAGGTCACTAAGAAATATTAGGTGGCTCAATTTTTTAAAATAACATAAATATAACTGAAAATACTAAAGACAGTATTGCCCCTAAAAATATATAAGTTGTCTTTTTTGAGCGTTTTTCCATTCGGTATTCGATATAATCTTTAATAGTTCTAAATGAATTTGTTTTCTCATCATTAGCTAAATCATCGATAACTGCTGATTTACTAAAACCAAAGCTTCTTCTTACCTTATGCGTCGAATATAAAATTGAATCGTAGGCTCCTTGTTCAAAGAGAAGTCTGAATGTCACTAATACAACAACTCCTAAGGATACTAAAAACCAATTGTTAAAGAAATGATCAAATCCATTTAAAAGTGAAACAACTAATGTAATGACTAATATTAACAGCACTGTTAATAAAACTAAACTTAATTTATAACTGGTTTTCATTTTTTTAAACTTCATGTATGACACCTCAACTTAGTCTGATTGTTATTAATCTAACGTATAGCGTATCATAAAAATAAAAAAATATAAAGAATCATTTTTCATAATAAAATGTTTTATAAAAGTGATGTTCATTTGTATAAAATTGTCGAATTAACATATCTTATGAATGTCTGTAAATATAGGTTGTACTGAATTATAATAAGAATGCAATACTGTAACAAAAAGATAAAAATAGAACAAATTATAGCATATATATGCTACTGTTGTAAACGCTTATAACAAAATACGACAGGAATTTACAAATTTTACTAGCCCAGAATCCCTTGACTAAAGTGTCTGATTTTCCTATAATGAATGACAAGAATTTTTTTTGAGAGAAATTCTTTAATCATCTTTTATGACACAGAGTATTAGGATATTTATACATGATTAGTCTTGGATTGATTGGGTTAGCATTGTTTGAGGAGTTGGACTAGCTATGTATAAAATTCAAAATACTAAAAAATTACAGGAGGAGAGAAATTGATGAAAAAATATTTATCACTAGTACTTATGTTAGTAACTGTCGTTACATTAGCGGCATGTGGGAACAAAGAAGATAATATTCCAAGTTTTAAAGACGCTGATTTAAGGTTAGCTAATAGCTCTATTGCAGAGGATTTAGACTTCCATACAACATCATTAGCATCTGACTTTACAATTTTAAATAATATAAATGAAGGTTTAGTACGCCTTAAAGAAAACGACGAAGTTGTTGAAGGTGTAGCAAAATCTTGGTCTGTAAGTGAAGATCAATTAGTCTATACTTTTACATTACGTCAAGATGCGACTTGGTCTAATGGTGACACTGTAACTGCTGATGATTTTGTATATTCATGGCATCGTGCAGTAAATCCACCAGAGGGAATCACTGTAAAGTATGCATCAATGTATGACATGATTAAAAATGGTAGTGCTATTCGTACTGGAGAAGAAACTGATGTAACGAAATTAGGAATTGAAGCTGTAGATGAATATACGGTTAAAGTTACATTAGAACAGCCAACTCCATACTTCTTACCTCTAATGGCATTCCCTGCATTCTATCCTGCTCATCAAGAAACAATTGAAGAGTATGGAAAAGATTATGGTAAAAAAATGGATAACTTAATTTATAATGGTCCGTTTAAAGTAACTTACTGGAATACAGATTACGGAGTATACTTAGAGAAGAACGAAACATATTGGGATAAAGACGCTGTAAAAATTGAATCAGTATCGTATCGTGCTGTTGAAGATCCAACAACGCGTTTATCATTATATGATGCCGATGAATTAGACCGAGTAGGTGTTACAGGGGAACAATATGAGGACCGTATGGATGTGGCTGACGTTTATATTGATCCAGTTCAATGGTATTTAATTTTTAATACTGAAGATGAAAACTTTTCAAATAAAAACTTACGTTTAGCATTTAAATACGGAATTGATAAAGCTGAATTAGTACAGGCATTAAAGCCATATGTACCAGCAGATGAATTCGTTCCACGTGGATATTCAGTTATGGAAGTTGAAGGTGAATATGTTGACTTCCGCGATTTTGTAACAGCTAATGCTGATGCGACTGAGGTAAATTACGATGAGTCAACAAATGGTATTTTTGATGCAAAAGTAGCTCAAGATTACCTTGATCTTGCATTGAATGAATTAGGTGAAGACTCAATAACGGTTAAATTTAAAGCATTCGATTCAGATGGTTGGAAACCTTTATTTGAAAACATACGTAACCAGTTATCTCGATTAGAAGGGTTAACTGTTGAATTAGACAAAAAGCCGGCTGCAGGTGTTTATGATAGTTATGATGGACGTACATATGAATTTGGTTTCTATGGATGGGGACCTGACTATCCAGATCCAATGTCATTCTTAGAATTATATCATTCAGAAGATTCTCATAATGTCTTGAAAAAGGAAGAAACTGACGTTTTAAATGCAGAATTTGATGCATTAATCGAAGCAGCTAGAGGGGATAATCCTGAGACTTCATTACTAGATGACCCTGTTGCTCGTTGGGAAGCATTAGTACAAGCTGAAGCATTATTGTTAGAGGAAGCTTATGTAGTTCCATTAGCACAGCGTGCTGGAGGTACGTTACAACAAGGCCGTGTTTCTGGTGTCATTAAACATAACTTTGGACCAGATTATTCATGGAAATGGGTTGAAGTTACTGACTAGTGTTGTCTGAAGATAAATGGTGGTCCTTCGGCCACCATTTATTTATTTTTTAGAAGGAGGGAACTTTTTAATGATTAA
This genomic window contains:
- a CDS encoding peptide ABC transporter substrate-binding protein, with translation MKKYLSLVLMLVTVVTLAACGNKEDNIPSFKDADLRLANSSIAEDLDFHTTSLASDFTILNNINEGLVRLKENDEVVEGVAKSWSVSEDQLVYTFTLRQDATWSNGDTVTADDFVYSWHRAVNPPEGITVKYASMYDMIKNGSAIRTGEETDVTKLGIEAVDEYTVKVTLEQPTPYFLPLMAFPAFYPAHQETIEEYGKDYGKKMDNLIYNGPFKVTYWNTDYGVYLEKNETYWDKDAVKIESVSYRAVEDPTTRLSLYDADELDRVGVTGEQYEDRMDVADVYIDPVQWYLIFNTEDENFSNKNLRLAFKYGIDKAELVQALKPYVPADEFVPRGYSVMEVEGEYVDFRDFVTANADATEVNYDESTNGIFDAKVAQDYLDLALNELGEDSITVKFKAFDSDGWKPLFENIRNQLSRLEGLTVELDKKPAAGVYDSYDGRTYEFGFYGWGPDYPDPMSFLELYHSEDSHNVLKKEETDVLNAEFDALIEAARGDNPETSLLDDPVARWEALVQAEALLLEEAYVVPLAQRAGGTLQQGRVSGVIKHNFGPDYSWKWVEVTD
- a CDS encoding DUF3899 domain-containing protein, producing the protein MKFKKMKTSYKLSLVLLTVLLILVITLVVSLLNGFDHFFNNWFLVSLGVVVLVTFRLLFEQGAYDSILYSTHKVRRSFGFSKSAVIDDLANDEKTNSFRTIKDYIEYRMEKRSKKTTYIFLGAILSLVFSVIFMLF
- a CDS encoding alpha/beta fold hydrolase, whose amino-acid sequence is MEHSFTLKVHLKHECPIHYWITDNKSNKWIVFLHGAGLDHRMFAKQFHGIPTDYNLFLIDLRGHGKSRPIGINFKIDMVISDLIEILDLEEIKTAVFVGHSMGGHLAQEVRFRYPSRVTKLVQIDGMSITRKRTRGDKINSLISGLTLKVYSWENLISQNKRLASVKKQVQDYIEEAYRVIGKQDFVKIFNEQLKTFHHERRYLIKIPILLLAGEHDKTFNIKQEAYYWLNNEKNCYFHIIPNAAHNSNQDNPARVNTLLLDFLKNDL